The proteins below are encoded in one region of Oncorhynchus gorbuscha isolate QuinsamMale2020 ecotype Even-year linkage group LG01, OgorEven_v1.0, whole genome shotgun sequence:
- the LOC123993763 gene encoding forkhead box protein B1-like, with the protein MPRPGRNTYSDQKPPYSYISLTAMAIQSCPEKMLPLSEIYKFIMDRFPYYRENTQRWQNSLRHNLSFNDCFIKIPRRPDQPGKGSFWALHPSCGDMFENGSFLRRRKRFKVMMMMAQEHLAQSKQSDAARYLRLSALAATGTHLPQISSYNLGVSQPSTFKHPFAIENIIAREYKVPGSLAFSTMQSMSAGYPLHNQLTTAWPHMYNTMVDPVSPMSGDYVAYRMPLKSLCHGGQTLPAIPVPIKPNPTTVGLSAGLTRHTSAFLSNSPQSLSPTSPQTDTSQSSPPTPRETHTNPTLQSVAVH; encoded by the coding sequence ATGCCCCGACCAGGGAGGAACACGTACAGCGACCAGAAACCTCCCTATTCCTACATCTCCCTCACCGCCATGGCCATCCAGTCCTGCCCGGAGAAGATGCTCCCTCTCAGCGAGATCTACAAGTTCATCATGGACAGGTTCCCTTACTACAGAGAGAACACCCAGCGGTGGCAGAACTCCTTACGACACAACCTGTCCTTCAACGACTGTTTCATCAAGATCCCGCGGCGCCCGGACCAGCCCGGGAAGGGTAGCTTCTGGGCTCTGCACCCCAGCTGCGGGGACATGTTCGAGAACGGGAGCTTCTTGCGGCGCCGTAAACGGTtcaaggtgatgatgatgatggcgcaGGAGCACCTGGCTCAGTCCAAGCAGTCTGACGCAGCCCGTTATCTCAGGCTTAGCGCCCTGGCTGCCACCGGCACACACCTCCCTCAGATATCCAGCTATAACTTGGGAGTGTCACAGCCATCAACTTTTAAACACCCATTTGCTATAGAGAACATCATCGCCAGAGAGTACAAGGTTCCAGGGAGTCTGGCGTTCTCCACCATGCAGTCGATGTCTGCAGGCTACCCACTGCACAaccagttgactacggcctggcCTCACATGTACAACACTATGGTGGACCCTGTTTCTCCTATGAGCGGTGACTACGTGGCCTACCGCATGCCTCTTAAATCTCTGTGTCACGGAGGACAGACCCTACCCGCCATTCCGGTGCCCATCAAGCCCAACCCGACCACAGTAGGTCTCTCCGCAGGGCTGACGCGACACACATCCGCCTTCCTTTCGAACTCTCCCCAATCTCTGAGCCCCACCTCCCCGCAGACAGACACCAGCCAAAGCAGCCCCCCTACTCCCAGGGAGACTCACACCAACCCGACACTGCAGTCCGTGGCAGTGCACTAA